A genomic region of Microlunatus sagamiharensis contains the following coding sequences:
- a CDS encoding EI24 domain-containing protein, translating to MPSAPAEVVGGAALLARSASFLLRRPRLFWLGAVPPLITSVLFVVLLVLLVAELPALTTWLTPFASSWGEGFALTARVVVGTLLVGGTVLLMVLVFSTLTLALGSPVYDRISEAVDRSCAGAPAPLDEPLRTGAVRAVRQSVALVLVSAAGAVVLFGVGFVPVAGQVVAAVGGALFGGWMLVIELVGSPLERRGVLTLRERRQTLARRRWRSLGLGVPCFLLLSVPFVAVVAFPVATAAGTLLARQLRDEPSDLSTVAQKSTARQVTDQ from the coding sequence GTGCCGTCCGCCCCGGCTGAGGTCGTGGGCGGCGCGGCCCTGCTCGCCCGCTCCGCCTCCTTCCTCCTGCGTCGCCCGCGGCTCTTCTGGCTCGGCGCCGTACCGCCGCTGATCACCTCGGTGCTCTTCGTCGTGCTGCTCGTCCTGCTGGTCGCCGAGCTGCCCGCTCTCACCACCTGGCTCACGCCGTTCGCGTCGTCGTGGGGCGAGGGGTTCGCGCTGACCGCGCGCGTCGTCGTCGGCACGCTCCTGGTCGGCGGGACGGTCCTGCTGATGGTGCTGGTCTTCAGCACGCTCACCCTCGCCCTCGGCTCGCCGGTCTACGACCGCATCAGCGAGGCCGTGGACCGGTCCTGCGCCGGCGCCCCCGCACCGCTCGACGAGCCGCTGCGGACCGGGGCCGTCCGCGCCGTGCGGCAGTCCGTCGCCCTCGTGCTCGTCTCCGCGGCGGGAGCGGTGGTGCTCTTCGGCGTCGGGTTCGTGCCCGTGGCCGGGCAGGTCGTCGCCGCGGTCGGCGGGGCGCTGTTCGGGGGCTGGATGCTGGTGATCGAGCTGGTCGGCAGCCCCCTCGAGCGGCGCGGCGTGCTCACCCTCCGCGAGCGCCGGCAGACCCTGGCCCGACGCCGCTGGCGCAGCCTCGGGCTCGGCGTGCCCTGCTTCCTGCTGCTGTCCGTGCCCTTCGTCGCCGTGGTCGCCTTCCCGGTCGCGACGGCGGCCGGGACCCTCCTGGCGCGCCAGCTCCGCGACGAGCCGTCGGACCTCTCGACGGTTGCGCAGAAGTCGACGGCCCGACAAGTTACCGACCAGTAA
- a CDS encoding acyl-CoA dehydrogenase family protein encodes MGFDDEVTTGLFRPTEDHEAIREAVRELCDDKVAPLAAEVDERAEFGWASYEALRAGEFHAPHVPEAYGGVGADALAVAIVIEEVARACASTSLVPAVNKLGSLPWVLAGSDELKQRYLPRLARGEAMVSYCLSESEAGSDAASMRTRAVRDGDGWVLDGAKRWISNAGVSELYTVFAVTDPAAPRGKGISAFVVEKSDPGVSFGAPERKLGIKGSPTCEVYLDHVRVPADRMIGEEGGGFALAMRTLDHTRVTIAAQAVGIAQGALDATLAYVAERQQFGRAVADFQGVQFMLADMGMKIEAARQLTYAAAGRSERDDPDLTWFGASAKCFASDVAMQVTTDAVQLFGGYGYTRDYPVERMMRDAKITQIYEGTNQVQRVVMARQLLRR; translated from the coding sequence ATGGGCTTCGACGACGAGGTGACCACGGGCCTGTTCCGGCCGACGGAGGACCACGAGGCGATCCGCGAGGCGGTGCGCGAGCTGTGCGACGACAAGGTCGCGCCGCTGGCCGCCGAGGTCGACGAACGGGCCGAGTTCGGCTGGGCGTCCTACGAGGCGCTGCGGGCCGGGGAGTTCCACGCCCCGCACGTGCCGGAGGCGTACGGCGGCGTCGGCGCCGATGCGCTGGCCGTCGCGATCGTCATCGAGGAGGTCGCGCGCGCCTGCGCCTCGACCTCGCTGGTGCCCGCGGTCAACAAGCTGGGTTCGCTGCCCTGGGTGCTGGCCGGCAGCGACGAGCTCAAGCAGCGCTACCTGCCCCGCCTCGCCCGTGGCGAGGCGATGGTCAGCTACTGCCTGTCCGAGTCCGAGGCGGGTTCCGACGCGGCGTCCATGCGGACCCGGGCGGTCCGCGACGGCGACGGGTGGGTGCTGGACGGCGCCAAGCGGTGGATCAGCAACGCCGGCGTCTCCGAGCTCTACACCGTCTTCGCCGTCACCGACCCCGCCGCCCCGAGGGGCAAGGGAATCAGCGCCTTCGTCGTCGAGAAGTCCGACCCGGGCGTCTCCTTCGGCGCGCCCGAGCGCAAGCTCGGCATCAAGGGCTCGCCGACGTGCGAGGTCTACCTCGACCACGTCCGCGTGCCCGCCGACCGGATGATCGGCGAGGAGGGCGGCGGCTTCGCGCTGGCCATGCGGACGCTCGACCACACCCGCGTCACGATCGCCGCGCAGGCGGTCGGCATCGCGCAGGGCGCGCTCGACGCGACGCTGGCGTACGTCGCCGAGCGGCAGCAGTTCGGCCGCGCCGTCGCCGACTTCCAGGGCGTGCAGTTCATGCTCGCCGACATGGGGATGAAGATCGAGGCCGCGCGGCAGCTGACGTACGCGGCCGCCGGTCGCTCCGAGCGCGACGACCCCGACCTGACGTGGTTCGGGGCGAGCGCCAAGTGCTTCGCCTCCGACGTGGCCATGCAGGTGACGACCGACGCGGTCCAGCTCTTCGGCGGCTACGGCTACACCCGCGACTACCCGGTCGAGCGGATGATGCGCGACGCCAAGATCACCCAGATCTACGAGGGCACCAACCAGGTGCAGCGCGTGGTCATGGCGCGTCAGCTGCTGCGACGCTAG
- a CDS encoding HNH endonuclease signature motif containing protein produces MDDGAGLVEATPVELALAAHEASFDHLLKLVGDGGLGDHDDLGLVAVLQRVERLRNRHALLDHALVAEGEARRLPETLTQRSMAGVLTSALRLSRGEAARRVRAAEQLGSRRSVTGEPLAPLRPALAAAQEAGDASPEQVDVCLRALATVDHRGFDPVEVSAAEELLAGFVVAFAPKPLADLARQVVERVDPDGTLPADEVDAERRHLTLRTARDGMCVGEFRLTPTLGAKLKAVLSPLAAPRNSVVGEVDGRSVTEVDPRHHGQRLHDALENVCDRLLRSGTLPDSGGTPTSVIVTVGLDELQQRTGTGVTSDGNRLSAAAVADLVEQSVVHPVVVEAKGVVLSMGRTSRLATPGQTMALIARDGGCSFPGCEHPPEWCERHHVVAWVDGGRTDLDNLTLLCRYHHRQFLARGWTCRMIERLPTWTPPRWVDPQQRPLRNTRITTRHLVC; encoded by the coding sequence ATGGACGACGGGGCCGGGCTGGTGGAGGCGACGCCGGTCGAGCTCGCCCTGGCTGCGCACGAGGCGTCGTTCGACCATCTGCTGAAGCTGGTGGGTGACGGTGGTCTGGGCGATCATGACGACCTGGGCCTGGTCGCGGTGCTGCAGCGGGTCGAGCGGCTGCGCAACCGGCACGCCCTGCTCGACCACGCGCTGGTCGCCGAGGGCGAGGCCCGCCGGCTGCCCGAGACGTTGACCCAGCGGAGCATGGCCGGGGTCCTGACTTCGGCGCTGCGCCTGTCGCGGGGCGAGGCGGCCCGGCGGGTGCGGGCTGCCGAGCAGCTCGGGTCACGGCGCTCGGTGACCGGGGAGCCCCTGGCGCCGCTGCGGCCCGCGCTCGCCGCGGCACAGGAGGCCGGGGACGCGAGCCCGGAGCAGGTCGACGTGTGCCTGCGCGCCCTCGCGACCGTCGATCATCGTGGCTTCGACCCGGTCGAGGTCAGCGCGGCGGAGGAGCTGCTGGCCGGGTTCGTGGTCGCGTTCGCCCCGAAGCCGCTCGCCGACCTGGCCCGGCAGGTGGTCGAGCGGGTCGACCCGGACGGGACCCTGCCCGCCGACGAGGTCGACGCCGAGCGGCGCCACCTCACCCTTCGGACCGCTCGGGACGGGATGTGCGTGGGCGAGTTCCGGCTGACCCCGACCCTCGGGGCGAAGCTGAAGGCGGTCCTCTCACCCTTGGCGGCACCGCGGAACAGCGTGGTGGGTGAGGTCGATGGCCGGTCGGTGACCGAGGTCGACCCGCGCCACCACGGCCAGCGCCTGCACGACGCCCTTGAGAACGTGTGCGACCGGCTGCTGCGCTCGGGAACGCTGCCCGACTCCGGCGGCACACCGACGAGCGTGATCGTCACGGTCGGGCTCGACGAGCTGCAGCAGCGCACCGGCACGGGAGTCACGAGCGACGGGAATCGTCTGAGCGCGGCCGCGGTAGCGGACCTCGTCGAGCAGTCCGTCGTCCACCCCGTCGTCGTCGAGGCGAAGGGCGTCGTGCTCTCGATGGGACGGACGAGTCGGCTGGCGACACCGGGTCAGACGATGGCGCTCATCGCGCGAGACGGTGGGTGCAGCTTCCCGGGCTGTGAGCACCCACCGGAGTGGTGCGAGCGCCACCACGTCGTCGCGTGGGTCGACGGGGGCCGTACGGATCTGGACAACCTGACCCTGCTGTGCCGCTACCACCACCGACAGTTCCTGGCCCGGGGCTGGACGTGCCGGATGATCGAGCGGCTCCCGACCTGGACCCCACCACGATGGGTCGACCCGCAGCAGAGACCGTTGCGCAACACCCGCATCACCACACGCCACCTGGTCTGCTGA